A stretch of Pomacea canaliculata isolate SZHN2017 linkage group LG6, ASM307304v1, whole genome shotgun sequence DNA encodes these proteins:
- the LOC112567163 gene encoding uncharacterized protein LOC112567163 isoform X1, whose amino-acid sequence MIILSSSELTMRLPLWIAILVFSQTLSQSLSEDKAVNQFRTSACYGNINNFLKVGCPLHMKVKITEVGNGAKLLTQQCPLPADDSNYRAECCSYVEGDCYIPSRNAFPTECQNVNNCQPRATWADTSKDCNTNDFPPQTHYMEITYTCVAGDKTTLVTTVTTQTTSPTTTMDNTTTTTITTTHHHHVHRQHCRQQRGCSPAPQHRGTRNGRRSGTSRPPPSPPSPPTTSPCGRQHPAWTRLHLQWLAG is encoded by the exons ATGATTATTTTAAGCTCGTCGGAACTCACCATGCGCTTACCATTGTGGATAGCCATCTTGGTATTCTCGCAGACGCTGTCACAATCATTGTCTGAGGACAAAGCAG TGAACCAGTTCCGGACGTCAGCATGCTATGGCAACATCAACAACTTCCTGAAGGTCGGGTGTCCACTGCACATGAAGGTAAAAATTACAGAGGTGGGCAACGGCGCCAAGCTTCTGACCCAGCAGTGCCCTCTACCGGCCGACGACTCCAACTACCGGGCGGAGTGTTGCAGCTACGTGGAGGGCGACTGCTACATCCCGTCACGTAACGCCTTCCCCACCGAGTGCCAGAACGTCAACAACTGCCAGCCACGTGCCACGTGGGCCGACACGTCCAAGGACTGCAACACCAATGACTTTCCGCCGCAGACTCATTACATGGAGATCACGTACACGTGCGTGGCAG GAGACAAAACGACTCTAGTAACGACTGTCACAACGCAGACGACGTCGCCAACAACCACGATGGACAataccactaccaccaccatcaccaccacccaccaccaccacgtccaCCGACAGCATTGCCGTCAACAACGTGGCTGCAGTCCTGCCCCCCAACACCGGGGCACACGCAATGGCCGGCGGTCAGGAACTTCTCGTCCTCCACCATCGCCACCGTCCCCACCTACCACATCGCCGTGCGGGAGACAGCATCCAGCATGGACTCGT TTACACCTGCAATGGTTGGCGGGATGA
- the LOC112566281 gene encoding cadherin-23-like isoform X1, whose protein sequence is MINYVEYKFISAGLCTQVSSQYGCFLNYSDNFQSLVVPEKIQSGDTFLTIVTNDNITLKEDSLLLMPFFIELNVVSLDDGVFTFSLVSNTDVTELDENKTLCEVSRMWGLKLVCQSVPNHELYINLVVNYTDDYDPVVKNGLSFEIFELMPVNSLVVNLEKIGDFYTDQDCSLGTLAIYSIQGGDTDAAFGMFSGKIVVNRLIWYQKGETKFELTVSVTTGHYYDLTGRNGSATVVINIVDIDDNDPRFDNAVYMIHVPEENSNMINVPLVTSPPVFAFDQDTGINDTVTYSINGTSDTIGIQDGTGLVWVTRVLDREAEPSVSVMIKANQVHNSWRSAVATLLVVVDDINDNHPKFQPNNTTLITIPEHSAVGSFVTRVLALDADMGENALFNYTLDSGQSVFKIQSDILGNLWYGTITVGNSSALDREALSSLNITVYTEEFRPPQGGDCSTGMCNITISIQLTDINDNAPVFTPKNGSVVLHANETAGHVIAVVRASDDDEGVNAEITYSLQPDSVLQYFSINSTSGAISIREVQPFGVDAMELLVKATDGGSPSLSAFYTLRIIFEEGIGMATVYAPAKTDAIVEDIDNIESVLRKIMGVTVTISSVRHLSPDSSVIYIRAQHTGTDHLLTSEELQKLVDASSAEIASLFRQSDDDEKKTAVDEFSLPVIVLIVVAGILLLVLVVAMVAIAKNHKRAQRQRKRERAATSSFHHYAQHNPRPDSPVHIYSSIF, encoded by the exons ATGATTAATTACGTagaatacaaatttatttcagcTGGACTGTGTACTCAGGTCAGCTCACAGTACGGCTGTTTTCTAAACTATAGTGACAATTTTCAGTCTCTTGTCGTACCTGAAAAGATTCAATCTG GTGACACTTTCCTAACGATTGTGACTAATGATAACATAACTCTAAAAGAGGATTCTCTGCTGTTAATGCCATTCTTCATTGAGCTGAATGTTGTGTCCCTAGACGATGGGGTCTTCACGTTTTCCTTGGTGTCAAATACTGACGTGACTGAGCTTGACGAAAACAAG ACCTTGTGTGAAGTCTCCCGAATGTGGGGCTTAAAGCTAGTTTGCCAATCAGTTCCAAACCATGAG cTGTATATCAATCTGGTGGTGAACTACACTGACGATTACGATCCCGTGGTGAAAAATGGGCTCTCGTTTGAAATCTTTGAG CTAATGCCAGTCAACTCTCTAGTCGTAAACCTGGAAAAGATCGGAGATTTTTACACGGACCAGGACTGCTCGCTAGGGACACTCGCAATATATTCTATTCAG GGAGGAGACACAGATGCAGCCTTTGGGATGTTTTCTGGCAAAATAGTTGTCAACAGGTTAATCTGGTATCAAAAAGGAGAAACTAAATTCGAGCTGACAGTATCCGTCACAACg GGTCATTATTATGACCTTACCGGGAGAAATGGCTCTGCTACAGTCGTCATTAACATTGTTGATATCGACGACAATGACCCACGTTTTGACAATGCTGTCTATATGATACACGTGCCGGAGGAG AACTCCAATATGATCAATGTGCCACTTGTGACCTCTCCCCCAGTGTTTGCCTTTGACCAAGACACTGGAATCAATGACACCGTCACATACTCCATCAACG GAACTAGTGACACCATCGGCATTCAAGATGGAACTGGACTTGTGTGGGTAACACGTGTGCTGGACCGGGAGGCTGAGCCCTCTGTGAGCGTTATGATCAAG GCCAACCAGGTGCACAACTCTTGGAGGTCGGCGGTTGCCACTCTCCTGGTGGTGGTAGACGACATCAACGACAATCACCCAAAGTTTCAGCCAAACAACACGACTCTTATTACAATTCCAGAACATTCCGCAGTAGGCTCCTTCGTGACCAGGGTTCTTGCGCTTGATGCTGATATG GGAGAAAATGCACTTTTCAATTATACACTGGATTCAGGTCAAAGTGTCTTCAAAATCCAGTCTGATATTTTGGGAAATTTGTGGTATGGCACAATCACAGTGGGCAATTCCTCTGCCCTTGACAGAGAAGCATTGTCTTCTCTGAATATCACG GTGTACACTGAAGAATTCAGGCCTCCACAAGGAGGAGACTGCAGCACTGGGATGTGTAACATCACCATCAGTATACAGCTAACCGACATCAACGACAATGCCCCAGTTTTCACTCCGAAAAATGGATCAGTGGTCTTACATGCCAATGAGACGGCCGGTCACGTGATCGCAGTTGTCCGC GCctcagatgatgatgaaggagtCAATGCTGAAATTACCTACAGCTTACAGCCGGATTC AGTTTTACAGTACTTCAGCATAAATTCCACTTCAGGAGCGATAAGCATACGTGAGGTTCAGCCCTTCGGAGTGGATGCAATGGAACTGCTGGTCAAAGCAACAGACGGAGGCTCTCCCTCATTGTCTGCATTTTATACACTTCGG ATTATTTTTGAAGAAGGGATTGGAATGGCTACTGTATATGCACCAGCGAAGACAGACGCTATAGTAGAAGACATCGATAACATTGAAAG tgtTCTTAGAAAAATCATGGGTGTCACGGTTACCATTTCAAGCGTTCGACATCTGTCACCCGATAG CTCAGTTATATACATCAGGGCCCAGCACACGGGTACAGATCATCTATTAACAAGTGAAGAACTTCAAAA GCTGGTTGACGCAAGCTCTGCCGAGATCGCATCCCTGTTCCGCCAGAGTGACGATGATGAAAAGAAGACTGCCGTAGACGAATTCAGTCTGCCTgtcatcgtcctcatcgtcgTTGCCGGTATCCTTCTTCTTGTGCTGGTTGTCGCAATGGTGGCTATTGCAAAAAATCACAAAAG GGCCCAGCGTCAGCGAAAGCGTGAGAGAGCGGCCACTTCAAGTTTTCACCACTACGCTCAGCATAATCCTCGACCGGACTCTCCGGTACATATTTACAGTTCTATCTTCTAG
- the LOC112566281 gene encoding cadherin-23-like isoform X2 yields MNSVICFIIAGLCTQVSSQYGCFLNYSDNFQSLVVPEKIQSGDTFLTIVTNDNITLKEDSLLLMPFFIELNVVSLDDGVFTFSLVSNTDVTELDENKTLCEVSRMWGLKLVCQSVPNHELYINLVVNYTDDYDPVVKNGLSFEIFELMPVNSLVVNLEKIGDFYTDQDCSLGTLAIYSIQGGDTDAAFGMFSGKIVVNRLIWYQKGETKFELTVSVTTGHYYDLTGRNGSATVVINIVDIDDNDPRFDNAVYMIHVPEENSNMINVPLVTSPPVFAFDQDTGINDTVTYSINGTSDTIGIQDGTGLVWVTRVLDREAEPSVSVMIKANQVHNSWRSAVATLLVVVDDINDNHPKFQPNNTTLITIPEHSAVGSFVTRVLALDADMGENALFNYTLDSGQSVFKIQSDILGNLWYGTITVGNSSALDREALSSLNITVYTEEFRPPQGGDCSTGMCNITISIQLTDINDNAPVFTPKNGSVVLHANETAGHVIAVVRASDDDEGVNAEITYSLQPDSVLQYFSINSTSGAISIREVQPFGVDAMELLVKATDGGSPSLSAFYTLRIIFEEGIGMATVYAPAKTDAIVEDIDNIESVLRKIMGVTVTISSVRHLSPDSSVIYIRAQHTGTDHLLTSEELQKLVDASSAEIASLFRQSDDDEKKTAVDEFSLPVIVLIVVAGILLLVLVVAMVAIAKNHKRAQRQRKRERAATSSFHHYAQHNPRPDSPVHIYSSIF; encoded by the exons ATGAATTCTGTGATTTGTTTCATCATAG cTGGACTGTGTACTCAGGTCAGCTCACAGTACGGCTGTTTTCTAAACTATAGTGACAATTTTCAGTCTCTTGTCGTACCTGAAAAGATTCAATCTG GTGACACTTTCCTAACGATTGTGACTAATGATAACATAACTCTAAAAGAGGATTCTCTGCTGTTAATGCCATTCTTCATTGAGCTGAATGTTGTGTCCCTAGACGATGGGGTCTTCACGTTTTCCTTGGTGTCAAATACTGACGTGACTGAGCTTGACGAAAACAAG ACCTTGTGTGAAGTCTCCCGAATGTGGGGCTTAAAGCTAGTTTGCCAATCAGTTCCAAACCATGAG cTGTATATCAATCTGGTGGTGAACTACACTGACGATTACGATCCCGTGGTGAAAAATGGGCTCTCGTTTGAAATCTTTGAG CTAATGCCAGTCAACTCTCTAGTCGTAAACCTGGAAAAGATCGGAGATTTTTACACGGACCAGGACTGCTCGCTAGGGACACTCGCAATATATTCTATTCAG GGAGGAGACACAGATGCAGCCTTTGGGATGTTTTCTGGCAAAATAGTTGTCAACAGGTTAATCTGGTATCAAAAAGGAGAAACTAAATTCGAGCTGACAGTATCCGTCACAACg GGTCATTATTATGACCTTACCGGGAGAAATGGCTCTGCTACAGTCGTCATTAACATTGTTGATATCGACGACAATGACCCACGTTTTGACAATGCTGTCTATATGATACACGTGCCGGAGGAG AACTCCAATATGATCAATGTGCCACTTGTGACCTCTCCCCCAGTGTTTGCCTTTGACCAAGACACTGGAATCAATGACACCGTCACATACTCCATCAACG GAACTAGTGACACCATCGGCATTCAAGATGGAACTGGACTTGTGTGGGTAACACGTGTGCTGGACCGGGAGGCTGAGCCCTCTGTGAGCGTTATGATCAAG GCCAACCAGGTGCACAACTCTTGGAGGTCGGCGGTTGCCACTCTCCTGGTGGTGGTAGACGACATCAACGACAATCACCCAAAGTTTCAGCCAAACAACACGACTCTTATTACAATTCCAGAACATTCCGCAGTAGGCTCCTTCGTGACCAGGGTTCTTGCGCTTGATGCTGATATG GGAGAAAATGCACTTTTCAATTATACACTGGATTCAGGTCAAAGTGTCTTCAAAATCCAGTCTGATATTTTGGGAAATTTGTGGTATGGCACAATCACAGTGGGCAATTCCTCTGCCCTTGACAGAGAAGCATTGTCTTCTCTGAATATCACG GTGTACACTGAAGAATTCAGGCCTCCACAAGGAGGAGACTGCAGCACTGGGATGTGTAACATCACCATCAGTATACAGCTAACCGACATCAACGACAATGCCCCAGTTTTCACTCCGAAAAATGGATCAGTGGTCTTACATGCCAATGAGACGGCCGGTCACGTGATCGCAGTTGTCCGC GCctcagatgatgatgaaggagtCAATGCTGAAATTACCTACAGCTTACAGCCGGATTC AGTTTTACAGTACTTCAGCATAAATTCCACTTCAGGAGCGATAAGCATACGTGAGGTTCAGCCCTTCGGAGTGGATGCAATGGAACTGCTGGTCAAAGCAACAGACGGAGGCTCTCCCTCATTGTCTGCATTTTATACACTTCGG ATTATTTTTGAAGAAGGGATTGGAATGGCTACTGTATATGCACCAGCGAAGACAGACGCTATAGTAGAAGACATCGATAACATTGAAAG tgtTCTTAGAAAAATCATGGGTGTCACGGTTACCATTTCAAGCGTTCGACATCTGTCACCCGATAG CTCAGTTATATACATCAGGGCCCAGCACACGGGTACAGATCATCTATTAACAAGTGAAGAACTTCAAAA GCTGGTTGACGCAAGCTCTGCCGAGATCGCATCCCTGTTCCGCCAGAGTGACGATGATGAAAAGAAGACTGCCGTAGACGAATTCAGTCTGCCTgtcatcgtcctcatcgtcgTTGCCGGTATCCTTCTTCTTGTGCTGGTTGTCGCAATGGTGGCTATTGCAAAAAATCACAAAAG GGCCCAGCGTCAGCGAAAGCGTGAGAGAGCGGCCACTTCAAGTTTTCACCACTACGCTCAGCATAATCCTCGACCGGACTCTCCGGTACATATTTACAGTTCTATCTTCTAG
- the LOC112567163 gene encoding uncharacterized protein LOC112567163 isoform X2, giving the protein MIILSSSELTMRLPLWIAILVFSQTLSQSLSEDKAVNQFRTSACYGNINNFLKVGCPLHMKVKITEVGNGAKLLTQQCPLPADDSNYRAECCSYVEGDCYIPSRNAFPTECQNVNNCQPRATWADTSKDCNTNDFPPQTHYMEITYTCVADKTTLVTTVTTQTTSPTTTMDNTTTTTITTTHHHHVHRQHCRQQRGCSPAPQHRGTRNGRRSGTSRPPPSPPSPPTTSPCGRQHPAWTRLHLQWLAG; this is encoded by the exons ATGATTATTTTAAGCTCGTCGGAACTCACCATGCGCTTACCATTGTGGATAGCCATCTTGGTATTCTCGCAGACGCTGTCACAATCATTGTCTGAGGACAAAGCAG TGAACCAGTTCCGGACGTCAGCATGCTATGGCAACATCAACAACTTCCTGAAGGTCGGGTGTCCACTGCACATGAAGGTAAAAATTACAGAGGTGGGCAACGGCGCCAAGCTTCTGACCCAGCAGTGCCCTCTACCGGCCGACGACTCCAACTACCGGGCGGAGTGTTGCAGCTACGTGGAGGGCGACTGCTACATCCCGTCACGTAACGCCTTCCCCACCGAGTGCCAGAACGTCAACAACTGCCAGCCACGTGCCACGTGGGCCGACACGTCCAAGGACTGCAACACCAATGACTTTCCGCCGCAGACTCATTACATGGAGATCACGTACACGTGCGTGGCAG ACAAAACGACTCTAGTAACGACTGTCACAACGCAGACGACGTCGCCAACAACCACGATGGACAataccactaccaccaccatcaccaccacccaccaccaccacgtccaCCGACAGCATTGCCGTCAACAACGTGGCTGCAGTCCTGCCCCCCAACACCGGGGCACACGCAATGGCCGGCGGTCAGGAACTTCTCGTCCTCCACCATCGCCACCGTCCCCACCTACCACATCGCCGTGCGGGAGACAGCATCCAGCATGGACTCGT TTACACCTGCAATGGTTGGCGGGATGA